In Quercus robur chromosome 11, dhQueRobu3.1, whole genome shotgun sequence, the following proteins share a genomic window:
- the LOC126705745 gene encoding F-box protein SKIP23-like gives MADWSQLPKDLLDLIAKHLDSPFYQLNKLRLRSVCSSWRSSISDHRPRRSRLPFLPNDGFITTHQSTFAFHLSKRTIFLITLPTDNSNSWLIKTEEYHPSQMQLINPLSSTQIKSLPLDSPKVINLLNFRILELGHEYVLHYMNFKPFGNSSLGDVSSLYMEKVVYIRLGSENETDDFALLTIHVSGKLAMFKSGNKNWCIIADMPLVHDVLSPYDDVALFRGEFYAVDNTGRTVLVGLSSNLSLVAGSVFGGDKKFLVESVGQLLLVDMYLSAVFDDVDGGAEDVDEAFLDGIMGERTVRFKVFGLDWEGKKWVEVKSLGDRVLFLGDNCTFSAPASVLSGCRGNCIFFTGNFNRNCEEGGSSDGVFRNREIGVCDLDNGSIKPLGDYPEYSKLFWPPPAWVASTTLGVQNEFEELRL, from the exons ATGGCAGATTGGTCCCAACTCCCCAAAGATCTTCTAGACTTAATCGCCAAACACCTCGACAGCCCATTCTACCAACTCAACAAACTCCGTTTACGATCCGTCTGCTCCTCATGGCGGTCCTCCATTTCCGACCACCGTCCACGCCGCAGCCGCTTGCCTTTCCTCCCAAACGACGGATTCATCACCACTCACCAATCCACCTTCGCTTTCCACCTATCCAAACGCACCATATTCCTCATCACCCTCCCCACCGATAACAGCAATTCATGGCTCATCAAAACCGAAGAATACCACCCAAGTCAAATGCAATTGATAAACCCACTTTCGAGTACCCAGATCAAGTCTCTGCCTTTGGATTCCCCAAAGGTGATAAATTTGCTGAATTTCAGAATTTTGGAACTGGGTCATGAATATGTTCTCCATTACATGAATTTTAAGCCTTTTGGTAACTCATCTTTAGGAGACGTGTCGAGTTTGTACATGGAAAAGGTTGTTTACATTCGTTTAGGTTCCGAAAACGAAACTGATGATTTTGCATTGCTTACAATTCATGTGTCTGGGAAATTGGCTATGTTCAAGTCTGGTAATAAAAACTGGTGTATAATTGCTGATATGCCTTTGGTTCATGATGTGCTTTCGCCATACGATGATGTTGCTTTGTTTAGAGGCGAGTTTTATGCTGTTGATAATACTGGGAGGACTGTTCTTGTTGGGTTGTCGTCGAATTTGAGTTTGGTTGCAGGGTCTGTGTTTGGTGGTGATAAGAAGTTTTTGGTTGAGTCTGTTGGTCAATTGTTGTTGGTTGATATGTATTTGAGTGCAGTGTTTGATGACGTGGATGGTGGTGCTGAGGATGTTGATGAGGCTTTTTTAGATGGGATTATGGGGGAGAGGACAGTGAGGTTTAAGGTTTTCGGGTTGGATTGGGAGGGGAAGAAGTGGGTGGAGGTGAAGAGTTTGGGGGATCGGGTGCTGTTTTTGGGAGACAATTGCACATTTTCCGCCCCGGCTTCAGTATTGTCAGGTTGTAGAGGGAATTGCATATTTTTCACAGGTAACTTCAATAGGAACTGCGAAGAAGGTGGTAGCAGTGATGGGGTTTTCAGGAATAGGGAAATAGGTGTATGTGATTTAGATAATGGAAGTATTAAACCTTTGGGGGATTATCCAGAATATTCGAAGCTGTTTTGGCCTCCTCCTGCTTGGGTTGCATCAACAACGTTGGGA GTGCAAAATGAATTTGAAGAACTGCGCTTGTAA